The following proteins are encoded in a genomic region of Hyla sarda isolate aHylSar1 chromosome 3, aHylSar1.hap1, whole genome shotgun sequence:
- the LOC130360812 gene encoding myelin and lymphocyte protein-like — protein MQVFGGLVWILVASTRLPGTSLLQGWVMFVSVTLFVFTSILLFLYIVGAHKGRPSWTTMDAFYHYTASLMYLSASVLQAYTTVIMQGNSFLFHMYQENVAAVVFAFLATLVYVIHAVASLIRWKRSP, from the exons GTTTTTGGTGGCCTAGTATGGATTTTGGTGGCCTCAACTAGATTGCCTGGAACGTCATTACTTCAAGGATGGGTCATGTTTGTTTCTGTTACTCTATTCGTATTTACAAGCATTCTTCTCTTCTTGTACATTGTGGGAGCTCATAAAGGAAGACCTTCGTGGACAACTATG gatGCCTTTTATCATTATACTGCATCTCTTATGTACCTCAGTGCATCAGTGCTTCAGGCCTATACAACAGTTATAATGCAAGGAAATTCTTTCCTGTTCCATATGTATCAAGAGAACGTTGCTGCAGTG GTGTTTGCCTTCCTCGCCACCCTGGTTTATGTCATTCACGCTGTGGCCTCACTGATCAGATGGAAGCGATCGCCTTAA